Within Rissa tridactyla isolate bRisTri1 chromosome 4, bRisTri1.patW.cur.20221130, whole genome shotgun sequence, the genomic segment TGTGTGTGATTTAGAAACAGATACCTTACTATAACAAATATTGCAGGCAGCTATTTATGTTCCGTTACAGTGACTGCATTTACCCTCTGATTTGTTCAACACTTCATATAAACTGTTGCAAATCATTAACAATAttgtacttcaaaagaaaatgaaaagttttagaGAATTTTTAATTTAGCTGCTGTGATATTTTCTTGGCTGTAGTTACTGAACTTGTGACAGTGGTTGGGTGTGTGCTGAAGTAAAAGTCCCCCAAATAGATGAGAAAAGCTATTGTAGAGGAAGGAATTTATAGACGATAAAGGGTTAAGTACCGAAATGTGTTAATTAAAGGCAAAGGGTGATTACTGTGTGCTTAGCAAATAACACCTGCTCATCTTGGGGCATGTCTTTAAGATGTCATTCTGCTGTAGTCTGAGATAGTCTGGTTTGAAGAGTTTAGGTTTCTAGAGTTATAAAACTTACTACAGAATCTAACCATGTTCTCCTGACTCAGACATCAAGCacaatttttcattaatatttgcaaataaatctAACCAAAATTGCGTTATAAGCAGTTCGAGAGTGGTTTTCGATATGatgcataaaaatacataaagtcTTGGTCAAAATCTAGTGATCTAAGTGGTGAATATCAGCCCTTTGGTAGATGACTTTCTGTATAGAAAATTTTAATTGTCATAACAGTCACTGATCACTTCTGCTAGTTTAGAAAATCAAACCTGTCACCCCTTAAAATCTACTTAGTTGTGGGAGAGAagcttcttcagtttttctctggcttttcttttggGAGGAGTGTGGGTGTAAGCTTGTTTTAGGAAACAGATATTTCAGGAAGTGACATTTTGTAGCTGGAATAAAAATTAAGTCTTGGTGGTTTGGATGAAAACCAAGTATCTCCTAGCATGTTTCAAAGATGTGTAAGGATTGAGAGCATTAAAATATGTAAACAACGCTTTGGAGAGTCAACAGAGCATCGTGGTATAATACAGTGAGGACGACAACTTACATAAAAACAGTTTACTCTGGAATATATGACTGTCTGTATAGCCAAATATAATTAAGCATGATGAGTACTCCTGAAATGTAGTTTTGACTGCAGGCAAGATGCAGGGTTCCTTAGGGTGAATTagtttggcagcttttttttgtcttacaAATGGGGATGATATTTGCTAcatcaatattaaaataaattaaaaccatacATGGTGAAAAGATAAAGGATGGAAATTTGTTGGAGGTGTTTCTTTTTAGGGCATAATATAAAGCTCAGTCTTCGTATATCATAGTAGGATTAAAGGTTTAGAAATCTTgtagattaattttaatttctactCTTTTCTAGTGCCCAAGATGTATGCAGTGTGATACAAAATTTGACTTCATAACTAGAAAGGTAAGAGAAATCAATGAAATGTAAAGCATTAACTGTTGCAGAAGTTGCAAAAGTCCATGCTAACGTGGACTTATTTTGATGTAAAATGTAGAAGATTTCAGTAGAATAGCATGCAAAGTCTGATGtaacttacagaagtttttctttctgttctgcctttttgttttaattctgtttctttgaaGTTCTGCTTGCTGCTCAATGTGTAATACATAGTTAGGGTTTTTCCAGATTACTGGGTACCCACAGGATTTACATTCAAAGGAAGAGTTAGAGGAACTAATGCTGGAGTGGGCTCCTAACATCAGTACTGACATAAACCAAATCAACTCATTCAGTTGAGTTTTGGGAGATAAAATTAGTTGTGGAAATGTAAGCAAATATGTTTTCAGGAGTAATGAATTATAGTCTTACATTAAAGAACCATATCGTTAAAAGCGGAGAACCAAAACTCATATCATCCTTCTGTTCTAAAAGTAAACCAGGATTTATCTCAGGTTGGAAAAGGGAATTTCTGATTAAAGTAGGAAGTATAAACAGCATTGATCGCTGTGAGCTGTAAGTAGGCTCACTGCATGAAGAGAAAACACTAACATTAGAGTTAAATTATGTTCGTTACATAAAAGTAAGCAGGTCACTGTGAAATGCAGGCTGATGTACAGAATACTACTATCGGAAAACATTCTGCCGTTACTGAGGTTTCTGCATGGAGAAGGAAAGCAGTGTCCCAAAAAAGGCCATGAATGATTTTTAGCAGGGAATATCATTCCTTTGTAGAACTACTGTGACACATGCCCTTGTGAAAGTGAAGAAGATGTGGATGTGTGACTTGTACTGCATTGatgtagttgattttttttttaatttactgtttggtgtgagagagaaggagaaattgTAAACCAGGCATAGTAATAAGTTATACCAGATAGGCCTAAATTTTCAGGAGGCCTGAAGAGCGTTAGGATGTCAGTTAGGGATCCTAGTACTCCTAAATCATGGAGCGTACTTTCTCCTAGTTCTTGTTTTACCCTTTAGTTGGATGGGTTAAGAGTGTGGTTGGTGGTCAGTTGGAGCATTTCAATTGAGAAGCAGTAATTCATTAGGTTGCTGTGTTTTACTTGTGGTAGCTTTGGGAAGTAAATGGAGGTAGCCCTGGGAAATAGGTACTCCAGATAAATTTGCATAATATTTGGAAGGAAAGGCTAACACTGGCCAAATCTGCAGTGTATCAGTTCCTTGTATCAAACTGTTCAAACTTGCTTTGAGCCACAAATCCTGCTTGCCTGGGAATACTTGTTCTGACATGAGAGCTTGCGTCAGGAAGACCTGCTGGGACTGTCACACCCCAATAGTGATTAGGAGCACAAGCCACTTGTTGCAGATACTAGTTCTGATTTTGTAACTTCATTGGATTTGTACTGTGCTGCCTGGTATTTCTGATAGAGAAATAGCTTTAGGTTTTAAGTTTCCATGGGAAAAGCTTGAGAATAAGTTTTAAGGGAGGAGAATAGGATCTCTAGTTGAAGTTTCCCAGGATCTTTGCTTGGAAGTGGGAAAGGACCTAGAAACcttctcttgtgtttttattAACAGTAAGGTGAAGGATTTACTGGATGCTGCAGAAGCCCTTTCAGTGTCTTCTCTGGTCCACTTTAGAAGCGTGTTTACAGAGTGGCAACAAAGGCTTATAGTCCTGTTCATACTATGCTCAGTCCTTTGTGATCAGTCTTCAGAGGTGTCTTTCTACAGCAGTTAAATTTCTTTTACAACTCTCCCAACTTGTATCTTTCACACCTGAGAAACTGTTCTgttttttggggaggaggagattTAATATAGTAACTTTATCAAATTATTCCCTAATAGTTTCCTGTGTgtaagtaaataaacaaaatgttCTCTCATTCTTAGCATCACTGTCGGAGATGTGGAAAGTGCTTCTGTGACAAGTGCTGCAGTAAAAAAGTGCCTCTGCCTCGCATGTGCTTTGTGGATCCTGTGCGCCAGTGTGCTGAATGTGCCCTCATCTCTCAGAAAGAAACAGAGTTTTATGACAAGCAGCTTAAAGTGCTCATGAATGGTAAGGACtgaacacacatatatatgtgctGTTTTGATCTCACTTATGTTTATTCAAATGTGATAAACAGCATGAGTAATGCCTCTTGTCAAACAAGCTGCAGTTTTGTCTCCTTTAAATACTCTTTTGCTATTATGCTTCTTGTTTGCCAATTaataattctgtgttttctgtttatttagagAGAAGTTTACACTTTTTAGTCAGTGTTTACAAAGAGTGATTTAATTAAACACAAAAGAATTTTTAACACCTCTGAGAACAGATGTGTGTAGtgcggttggtttttttttttattaaaataatgcatcttttaGCAGTATTCCTGTTACATTAAACAAGGATGAAAAATACTTAGCAATAGAGAatactttaatattttctaaaaagtCACAGTGCCTGTTTCACGCTTCGCCTGTGAGCTTTGATCTTGTCTGTGGCTTACAGCTATGGCTGATGGCAGATCATCGTGAGTGGTCAATTTTGCATGGCATTAAAACTACATGCAATACAGTAATTCATGTTCCAATTATATTAAGAAAGCCGAGTCTTCAGTTTTTGAAATATTCTGTGATTATTCAGTGCCTTTTGATGGGCTCTCAGCATGATTCTAATGCGTATAATCGGTAAGCCAAACCACGTCTGATTAGCGTGAAAGTTCCTAGGGAGATTCTAGGTTCAGAAAGGAGTATGCTCATCCCTGTGACACAAATCATTCTTCCAGGTGAGGGTGTAGATGAGTTAAGTAATGTATTTTCAACTGAagatcttttttaaaagcttgtccTGTTGCTGTAGAGCCACAGATCTTGGTCAGAGATGGTGGTTGTGATCCCCTTTgcggttttgctgctgttgcctCCCCGTCttgcttcagcagcagcctgggggtcGATGTTGAGGGGTCAGGGAGACTGTGTAGAGTTGCGCAATAGACAGCGAGGTCTGAGGCTGCACGGTTCAGATCGTGGAGATGGATTGCAGGCTATTTGGCAGGGCTgtatgttgttgttttcttcatttcccaGACCAGCAGTATTGGGATTAGGTAATACAGGGAGCATGAGGCATGGAGGAAATAAAGTGGTTAGGCGTGTAGTCTGCTTTATTTTAGGTTATGAATCACTTCACTAATGTAGCTGAGATGACTTTCTTGATGTCAAAGGAGTTCTTTTGGGCAGGAAGAAACGTAACATGAAGGCTGAAGTTCATTGACCTCAAAGTAAGACTGAGCTAGCCTTCAGTAATGAAAAAGAGGTGTCTTTactgtttattaagcacagaCCTGAAGGTCGCATCCTGTTATTAGATTCTTcctacagattttattttttttaatattgaaacaGTAGTTTGTATTATAGTGACAAGATAGGGACTTTAATTGCCTATTTTTGCCATCTCCAAatctgttcttatttttaaaagattcatCTTAGATATCATCTGGATTTCTACAACATGTGGGAGAAATTACATAGCAATTGTGAAAGGTCCTGTGATTCAGAACATAATAATTAAATATCAGCTTTCTATACTTCAGTGTTCTGATGATGTTAATCAGTTCAGCATTTCAGTTAGTCTCTTAATTCACCCAATCAGTGTATTAGGTGCAGTAAGTAAAAAAATTAGTTATTCTTTTTGATACTTGAATGTTCCTTCCTAAAGTCTGCATTAGAATActaaaacatttctttccagGTGCTACATTCTTTGTAACTCTGGGAACATCTGATAAATCTGAGCTCATGGTTTGTCGACTTTCCAACAATCAGAGGTGAGAAAGATTGATAGAAATTGCACTTGTAAACTATATTATTGTTGCGCTTACAGCTATATTATTATCTAATAACCTAAACAAAACATAAGAGTAACTTGCCATGAGGATATTGCAGAGAGTAATCGGGCTGAAAGGATAGATACAACTTAATTGGAGTAAGTTTGTTTGAATTTACTAGCAGTGTGGGTCAGACGGCCTTGGAATGGTGGAGCTCCGCTCACTGGTAATGCCTCTCAGTGCCACTGGAATACAGTGTTTTTGTGGGCTAATAGGGGGATCacaggaagggaggggagagaaaaacctgcAGCCACTGATAAAAGCTTGTTTCAGAATGGTTCTAGCACCACACCATATTGTTTAATGTTACAGCCAAAGCATTACTTCGTTCATCCCTATAATTTGTCTGGCTAGAACACATTAgactctgttctcttcttcccccagaaCTTTGGAggaatgcttttaatatttttaaaggatctcCTGGCAAACTGAACTATAGATTTTGggttttcattgggtttttttttcccccctttaaggGAAGAACTtcaatgaaaagtaatttttcctgcttgatttctctccctccccaccccaaagaaCATATAAACAGCTAGTCACTGAGagataatgtttatttttttttttctttgatttggaCTTGCAattgtaggaaaataaaaaaaattaaaaggttttcttctgtCACATAGATATCTGGTTTTGGATGGAGACAGCCACTATGAAATTGAAATTATACAGATTTCAACTGTTCAGATACTTACAGAGGGATTTACTCCTGGAGGTAAATTTTTCATTGAATACAAATtaactattaagaaaaaaaaatacgtgaAGTTGTAATCATTGTTTGAGCTAGACAGTGCAGTTCTAGGTTATTGGTAAGTTAGGTGTAACTACGTTAGTTACAACTGCTCTCAGAAGAGAGTGCAGTGTGTGGAACCTTGTCCATATGGCTACTGGGATTTTGGGGAGAACCAAACAATTGGAGAAATTACCATACAGCTGTAATATGGGAGAGCTTGTTGATAAACCTGAGTAAAGGTGGTCATCATCTGTTCTGATCGTTTCTCTTGGCTTAAATGTAAACACCTATTGATTCAAAAGCTCCTACAGGGGACTGTTAGTCTTTGGTAGCTTCCATTGCAGAATCCAGCTGGGATTTCTCTTCTGCTGGTACAAATGATtgtgaggagagagagaaatatacTTGGGGGGGGGAATAATTAATCTATTCTTAATTTCATTCAAGATGAAGGGGTGGCCAAATGCAGTTAGTAATATCTGAATCAGAGGGCAGGTACTTACTGCCTCATCTCTTACCAGATTTTAGAGTATTTCAGGATGAACTTGAATATGATTTCACTGAAATGAGAACAAACAAGGTCAGGAATTTTAATAATTGTTCTTTAGCAACACCTTTGTCACTGCTGGAATTTTCTAATCAGACAGCCTATCTGTGCAATATTCAGTCGGTACAGCATGTTAACTTTAATAAACTTATCTTGGTGTTCAAATCCACCAGATGTGTTGCTGAGTTACTTAATTCTCCTATAATTCCTTGTTCACTACTTTTCTGACTGCTTTATCtttttgcctgcctgccttccttcttgATCGTAGAAAAAGATATTCACACTTACACCAGCCTTCTGGAGAGCCAGCATATTACTGAAGGTATCACCAGGACCTTTGAGCATGATGCACCTAAGCATGTTGTCATGGCCCCTCTCCCATCTTTGTTCCTCTGCGGTGCTGTTTTTTTTGTCTGATCTATAGAAGTTCAACTTAAGTTATTTTCAAAGATGACACGTATCTGTTCCTTCCCATCTGTCTGTTTAAAACTGAGAATTAATGTTTTGTAACTTTTTGGAGGAGAACTGAAAAACTCAAGGCCTTCTTTAGACCCCATGTGCGTAATGGTCCATGctagaagagagaagggaagatgaGAAATAGTGCCTGTAGTGGTAGACAGTATTAC encodes:
- the ZFYVE21 gene encoding zinc finger FYVE domain-containing protein 21 isoform X1; amino-acid sequence: MSGCEARDAKKLVRSPSGLRMVPEHRSARSPFGLDEPPWVPDKEVSCPRCMQCDTKFDFITRKHHCRRCGKCFCDKCCSKKVPLPRMCFVDPVRQCAECALISQKETEFYDKQLKVLMNGATFFVTLGTSDKSELMVCRLSNNQRYLVLDGDSHYEIEIIQISTVQILTEGFTPGEKDIHTYTSLLESQHITEGGNTRAIGMILQYKVPGSEELTQMKFTASEDFSCNKKLSASWLAAMHKATKLLYESRDQ
- the ZFYVE21 gene encoding zinc finger FYVE domain-containing protein 21 isoform X2, producing MSGCEARDAKKLVRSPSGLRMVPEHRSARSPFGLDEPPWVPDKECPRCMQCDTKFDFITRKHHCRRCGKCFCDKCCSKKVPLPRMCFVDPVRQCAECALISQKETEFYDKQLKVLMNGATFFVTLGTSDKSELMVCRLSNNQRYLVLDGDSHYEIEIIQISTVQILTEGFTPGEKDIHTYTSLLESQHITEGGNTRAIGMILQYKVPGSEELTQMKFTASEDFSCNKKLSASWLAAMHKATKLLYESRDQ
- the ZFYVE21 gene encoding zinc finger FYVE domain-containing protein 21 isoform X3; the protein is MSGCEARDAKKLVRSPSGLRMVPEHRSARSPFGLDEPPWVPDKEVSCPRCMQCDTKFDFITRKHHCRRCGKCFCDKCCSKKVPLPRMCFVDPVRQCAECALISQKETEFYDKQLKVLMNGATFFVTLGTSDKSELMVCRLSNNQRYLVLDGDSHYEIEIIQISTVQILTEGFTPGGGNTRAIGMILQYKVPGSEELTQMKFTASEDFSCNKKLSASWLAAMHKATKLLYESRDQ
- the ZFYVE21 gene encoding zinc finger FYVE domain-containing protein 21 isoform X4, with the translated sequence MSGCEARDAKKLVRSPSGLRMVPEHRSARSPFGLDEPPWVPDKECPRCMQCDTKFDFITRKHHCRRCGKCFCDKCCSKKVPLPRMCFVDPVRQCAECALISQKETEFYDKQLKVLMNGATFFVTLGTSDKSELMVCRLSNNQRYLVLDGDSHYEIEIIQISTVQILTEGFTPGGGNTRAIGMILQYKVPGSEELTQMKFTASEDFSCNKKLSASWLAAMHKATKLLYESRDQ
- the ZFYVE21 gene encoding zinc finger FYVE domain-containing protein 21 isoform X5; translation: MQCDTKFDFITRKHHCRRCGKCFCDKCCSKKVPLPRMCFVDPVRQCAECALISQKETEFYDKQLKVLMNGATFFVTLGTSDKSELMVCRLSNNQRYLVLDGDSHYEIEIIQISTVQILTEGFTPGEKDIHTYTSLLESQHITEGGNTRAIGMILQYKVPGSEELTQMKFTASEDFSCNKKLSASWLAAMHKATKLLYESRDQ